The following coding sequences are from one Mycolicibacterium aichiense window:
- a CDS encoding TauD/TfdA dioxygenase family protein translates to MSLSVVDIAPAIASEVRATKADLLSGVHADSLRDLLERRGVLVFPQIGFSDAEQVEFTETLGTFAPERTGEQVYSVTLDTSINELADYLKGSLYWHIDGTMNSVPIRASLLSSKVVCPDGSGDTEFANTYAAYDALEEADKHTLESLRVMHSAWNTLFYYEPEPSYPTLRAMMAIGDRELPLVWNHRSGRKSLVLGCTARHVVDMDFRKSVELLVRLRDWATRPEFVYRHHWTVGDLVIWDNTGTMHRATPYDPQSGRLLHRTKLEGEEPFA, encoded by the coding sequence ATGAGCCTGTCGGTTGTCGATATCGCACCGGCTATCGCCTCCGAAGTCCGGGCCACCAAGGCGGACTTGCTCAGCGGTGTGCATGCCGACAGTCTTCGTGACCTCCTCGAACGCCGTGGTGTGCTGGTGTTTCCGCAGATCGGTTTCAGCGACGCCGAACAGGTCGAATTCACCGAGACGCTGGGCACATTCGCGCCGGAACGCACTGGAGAGCAGGTCTACTCCGTCACCCTGGACACCAGCATCAACGAGCTGGCCGACTATCTGAAAGGCTCGCTGTACTGGCACATCGACGGGACGATGAACAGCGTGCCGATCCGCGCCTCGCTTCTGTCGAGCAAGGTCGTGTGCCCGGACGGCTCCGGCGACACCGAATTCGCCAATACCTACGCGGCCTACGACGCGCTGGAGGAAGCCGACAAGCACACGCTCGAATCGCTGCGGGTGATGCACTCGGCGTGGAACACGCTGTTCTACTACGAGCCCGAACCCAGCTACCCGACGCTGCGGGCGATGATGGCGATCGGCGACCGCGAACTTCCGCTGGTGTGGAATCACCGCTCTGGGCGCAAATCCCTGGTGCTGGGGTGCACGGCGCGCCACGTGGTGGACATGGACTTCCGCAAGAGCGTCGAACTGCTTGTCCGGTTACGGGATTGGGCCACCCGACCTGAGTTCGTCTACCGCCACCACTGGACGGTCGGCGACCTGGTCATCTGGGACAACACCGGAACCATGCACCGCGCCACGCCCTACGATCCGCAGTCCGGCAGGTTGTTGCACCGCACCAAGCTGGAAGGCGAGGAGCCGTTCGCCTGA
- a CDS encoding NAD-dependent epimerase/dehydratase family protein codes for MSQRTVLVTGAFGQVGWRCTEILVNRGYTVVATDLPTETSRTVAARLAAGRHPGAFLPVYADLTDADAVSEMLGDHPPTAIVHLAAMLAPASYRNPKLARRVNVGGTTNLVWAAAALPEPPTIIYASSASVYGSRNPYRYPELITPTTPVNPIDQYGEDKVLAEKVITDSGLPHAMLRLAGVISPDAAGSMNSDYLVLMRATPGDNRLHTVDARDVALAFANGVDRTKAIDGKVLLIGGDETHLHTHRDVEDDMMSAMGLGRLGAGASLPGDPDDERGWSFTGWYDTTESQALLDFQEHPWPETVAWVAGSQSGALKTVLGLAGPVIRPVMRLVLAAQRRQEGRGRYADPWNFIAGKYGPEVLAGAGD; via the coding sequence ATGTCACAACGCACAGTTCTGGTCACCGGGGCATTCGGTCAAGTCGGCTGGCGTTGCACCGAAATCCTCGTGAACCGCGGGTACACCGTCGTCGCCACCGACCTGCCGACCGAGACGTCCCGGACGGTCGCGGCCCGGCTGGCCGCCGGGCGACACCCCGGAGCATTCCTGCCGGTGTACGCCGACCTGACCGACGCCGATGCGGTGAGCGAAATGCTTGGTGACCACCCTCCTACCGCGATCGTCCACCTGGCCGCGATGCTGGCACCGGCCTCATACCGCAATCCGAAACTGGCTCGCCGGGTCAATGTCGGCGGTACCACCAACCTGGTGTGGGCCGCCGCCGCACTGCCCGAACCACCGACGATCATCTATGCATCCAGTGCGTCGGTGTACGGGTCCCGAAACCCTTATCGCTACCCCGAACTGATCACTCCGACGACACCAGTGAATCCCATCGACCAGTACGGCGAGGACAAGGTGCTGGCCGAGAAGGTGATCACCGATAGCGGCCTGCCGCATGCGATGTTGCGTCTGGCCGGTGTCATCTCCCCCGACGCCGCAGGCTCGATGAACAGTGACTACCTGGTTCTGATGCGAGCAACTCCCGGCGACAACCGGTTGCACACCGTCGACGCCCGCGACGTCGCGTTGGCCTTCGCCAACGGGGTCGACCGCACCAAGGCCATCGACGGCAAGGTACTGTTGATCGGCGGCGATGAAACCCACCTGCACACGCATCGCGACGTCGAAGACGACATGATGTCCGCGATGGGACTCGGCCGGCTCGGGGCCGGTGCCAGTCTTCCCGGCGACCCCGACGACGAGCGGGGCTGGAGCTTCACCGGGTGGTATGACACGACGGAATCCCAAGCGTTGCTGGACTTTCAAGAACACCCCTGGCCCGAGACCGTAGCCTGGGTGGCCGGATCGCAAAGCGGCGCACTGAAGACAGTCCTGGGACTGGCGGGACCTGTTATCAGGCCCGTGATGCGACTGGTGCTGGCCGCGCAACGCCGCCAGGAAGGCCGCGGCCGGTACGCCGACCCGTGGAACTTCATCGCAGGTAAGTACGGCCCCGAAGTCCTGGCCGGTGCGGGCGACTAG
- a CDS encoding enoyl-CoA hydratase/isomerase family protein, which produces MVDLETSDGLAVLTIDRPHARNAIALSTMGELEEALDAAAGALALVIRGGGDRAFVSGGDLKELSALRTTDEAAAMAARMRAICDRIAGFPAPVIAALNGHALGGGAEVAVAADIRIAADDIKIGFNQVSLAIMPAWGGAERLAALVGNGKALLLAGSGTVLTAAEAQRWGLIDRVVPRDSFDDEWRTLARSLADRPAGRIKKVIGGVTPAEAIDAFAELWVSDEHWEAADRVMNRGK; this is translated from the coding sequence ATGGTCGATCTGGAGACGAGCGACGGCCTTGCAGTCCTCACGATCGACCGTCCGCACGCCCGTAACGCGATCGCACTGTCGACCATGGGTGAACTCGAGGAGGCGCTCGACGCGGCGGCAGGCGCGCTGGCCTTGGTCATTCGCGGCGGCGGCGACCGGGCATTCGTGTCCGGCGGTGACCTCAAGGAACTGAGCGCGCTGCGCACCACCGACGAGGCCGCCGCGATGGCTGCCCGCATGCGCGCGATCTGCGACCGCATCGCCGGTTTCCCCGCCCCCGTCATCGCCGCACTCAACGGGCATGCCCTCGGCGGCGGAGCCGAAGTCGCCGTCGCCGCCGACATCCGGATCGCCGCCGACGACATCAAGATCGGCTTCAACCAGGTTTCGTTGGCGATCATGCCGGCCTGGGGCGGCGCCGAGCGGCTGGCGGCACTCGTCGGCAACGGCAAAGCCTTGCTGCTCGCCGGGTCCGGCACGGTACTCACTGCCGCTGAGGCGCAGCGGTGGGGCCTGATCGATAGGGTGGTTCCGCGAGATTCGTTCGACGACGAATGGCGAACGCTGGCAAGGTCGTTGGCCGACCGGCCGGCCGGTCGTATCAAGAAGGTGATCGGCGGCGTCACCCCGGCCGAAGCCATCGACGCGTTCGCCGAACTGTGGGTGTCCGACGAGCACTGGGAAGCTGCCGACCGGGTGATGAACCGCGGGAAGTAG
- a CDS encoding sugar phosphate isomerase/epimerase family protein: MHEQLSVHDVTFLGSSPAELQRHWTQLGVRCLSVIDTELLDPDFQRVVGSGDYLVQAVCHVFGSGLVPIDRRTAGAARSALSRLIDVAASVDARCIYLLTGGRGELSWSEAAEAFGTAIEPCLHEAAQAGISLAIENANAVYADIHMAHSLRDTITLAESAGLDICIDLFHCWAEADLAGLLRRALPRTRLIQLSDYVLGDRALPARAVPGDGAIPIESFVAQALAEGYRFGFDLELLGPRIDAEGRLPAAQRACDAVRGMLDRLGG; encoded by the coding sequence ATGCACGAGCAGCTATCCGTCCATGACGTCACCTTCCTGGGGTCGAGTCCGGCTGAACTGCAACGCCATTGGACGCAACTCGGTGTGCGGTGTCTTAGTGTCATCGACACCGAGCTGCTTGACCCCGACTTCCAGCGAGTCGTCGGATCTGGTGACTATCTGGTGCAGGCGGTCTGCCACGTCTTCGGTTCCGGCCTAGTCCCGATTGACCGGCGGACGGCCGGCGCCGCCCGCAGCGCACTATCTCGGCTGATCGACGTCGCCGCATCCGTCGATGCCCGCTGCATCTACCTGCTTACCGGCGGCCGTGGCGAGCTCAGCTGGTCGGAGGCCGCCGAGGCCTTCGGCACCGCGATCGAGCCGTGCCTGCACGAGGCCGCACAGGCCGGCATCAGCCTGGCCATCGAGAATGCCAACGCCGTGTACGCCGACATCCACATGGCGCACAGTCTGCGCGACACCATCACGCTTGCCGAATCGGCCGGACTCGACATCTGTATCGATCTGTTCCACTGCTGGGCCGAGGCCGACCTTGCGGGATTGCTGCGCAGGGCGCTTCCCCGGACGCGGTTGATCCAGCTGAGTGACTATGTGCTGGGCGACCGCGCGCTGCCTGCCCGGGCGGTACCGGGTGATGGCGCGATCCCGATCGAATCGTTTGTGGCCCAGGCGCTGGCCGAGGGCTATCGGTTCGGCTTCGACCTCGAGCTGCTGGGGCCGAGAATCGACGCAGAAGGACGGCTGCCGGCGGCGCAGCGGGCGTGTGATGCGGTCCGCGGGATGCTCGACCGGCTCGGCGGCTGA
- a CDS encoding TetR/AcrR family transcriptional regulator, translated as MAKASSDAQRRGGRPTQAEAAALHLRIREAAVRTFLENGYDATTMVAIAEAAGIAKPTLYARYPDKRAVFLDVIPWAFSRAVPVDTGDAADEQDLRAALVAIGEGALRQALDPDIVQLHRIARNEAHRFPEFALSADSLGWARRQRQVMDLLARHAESGAIEVDDIELAAEHFLAMVEVLPARLADFGLYRSQKEERRRLLHAVDLFLRGVLPR; from the coding sequence ATGGCAAAGGCGTCGTCGGATGCGCAGCGGCGGGGCGGACGGCCGACGCAGGCCGAGGCCGCGGCTCTGCACCTTCGGATCCGGGAAGCGGCGGTGCGGACGTTTCTCGAGAACGGCTACGACGCGACGACGATGGTCGCGATCGCCGAGGCCGCCGGAATCGCCAAACCGACGCTGTACGCTCGCTACCCCGACAAGCGCGCGGTGTTCCTCGACGTCATCCCGTGGGCGTTCAGCCGGGCGGTGCCGGTCGACACTGGCGATGCCGCCGACGAGCAGGATTTGCGTGCCGCCTTGGTAGCCATCGGCGAAGGTGCGCTGCGTCAAGCACTCGATCCGGACATCGTGCAGCTGCATCGAATCGCGCGCAACGAAGCACACCGCTTTCCCGAATTCGCGCTCAGCGCTGACTCTCTCGGCTGGGCGCGCCGCCAGCGGCAGGTGATGGATCTCCTTGCGCGCCATGCCGAGTCCGGTGCCATCGAGGTCGACGACATCGAGCTCGCGGCAGAGCATTTCCTGGCCATGGTCGAGGTGTTGCCCGCCCGGTTGGCCGATTTCGGCCTCTACCGCAGCCAGAAGGAAGAGCGCCGGCGTCTGCTGCACGCGGTCGATCTGTTCCTGCGCGGAGTCCTGCCCCGGTAA
- a CDS encoding nuclear transport factor 2 family protein has product MDIEEIKKLKARYCRLLDTKDWAGWRDVFTDDFVSDTTPSGGVLITGADNMVEFIKKTLGKPSQPTVHQVHAPEIELTSPSTATGIWALNDVVRLAPGVNLAGYGHYHETYEKSGGQWRIKTSTLTRLREDVFNPLFSIRISPRLRDSAARLARKRGMV; this is encoded by the coding sequence ATGGATATCGAAGAGATCAAGAAGCTCAAAGCCCGATATTGCCGCCTGCTCGACACCAAAGACTGGGCTGGCTGGCGGGACGTCTTCACCGACGACTTCGTCAGTGACACCACCCCATCCGGCGGTGTGCTCATCACCGGCGCCGACAACATGGTCGAGTTCATCAAGAAGACTCTGGGCAAGCCCTCTCAACCCACCGTGCATCAGGTTCACGCTCCGGAGATCGAGCTGACCTCGCCGTCCACCGCCACAGGAATCTGGGCGCTGAACGACGTTGTGCGCCTTGCCCCCGGCGTCAACCTCGCGGGGTACGGCCACTATCACGAGACCTACGAGAAGTCCGGCGGACAGTGGCGGATCAAGACTTCCACCCTGACCAGGCTGCGCGAGGACGTATTCAATCCCCTATTCTCCATTCGGATTTCGCCACGCCTGCGTGATTCCGCGGCGCGGCTGGCACGAAAGCGAGGCATGGTCTGA
- a CDS encoding sulfotransferase family protein yields MTDRLDAADLLTRARAETGCDDFGDPSLPERFTLAVDHLNGVGLDANGIAEAERVCHWLLTSRLELIADRSRYPIADEVIDRPMFVTGEPRSGTTLMHALMSVDPHGRALRFWEVMYPSPPPGLAAADDPRRDKADADWREINTTMPKWLHSHPYNDMLGDGLPEDERTWAYDFRVMTPTAWWRVPMPTLVGGLPTDPAAQYRLHKAMLQQCQYHRPRKYWVLKGFHGFRLEAFFDTYPDANLLWLHRDPVQVAASRTMMMADILEGIIGPVDLQAAAKMHLELTRASIRNTMSAPLVDDPRIMHIPYLDFIADPIATVRTYYAFCGRDLSGGAESAMRTYLAENRGDRYGKFRYSTSLLTDIGENLDDLHAEFAPFRERFGVPIEKRD; encoded by the coding sequence ATGACCGATCGACTGGATGCCGCCGATCTGCTCACCCGCGCGCGGGCCGAGACCGGCTGCGACGACTTCGGCGATCCGAGCCTGCCGGAGCGGTTCACCCTGGCCGTCGATCACCTCAACGGTGTCGGCTTGGACGCCAACGGAATTGCCGAGGCCGAGCGTGTCTGCCACTGGCTGTTGACGTCGCGACTGGAACTGATCGCGGACCGGAGCCGTTATCCGATCGCCGACGAGGTGATCGACCGGCCGATGTTCGTCACAGGCGAGCCACGCTCGGGCACCACATTGATGCACGCCCTGATGTCGGTGGACCCGCACGGCCGTGCGCTTCGCTTCTGGGAAGTGATGTACCCATCGCCGCCGCCGGGCCTCGCCGCAGCGGACGATCCGCGCCGGGACAAGGCCGATGCCGACTGGCGTGAGATCAACACCACGATGCCCAAATGGCTGCACAGCCATCCGTACAACGACATGCTCGGTGACGGACTTCCGGAAGACGAACGCACCTGGGCGTACGACTTCCGGGTGATGACACCGACCGCATGGTGGCGGGTGCCGATGCCGACGCTGGTCGGCGGACTCCCGACGGATCCGGCCGCGCAGTACCGGCTGCACAAGGCGATGTTGCAACAGTGCCAATACCACCGGCCACGCAAATACTGGGTGCTGAAGGGTTTCCACGGCTTCCGTCTGGAGGCATTCTTCGACACCTACCCGGACGCGAATCTGCTCTGGCTGCACCGTGATCCGGTACAGGTCGCCGCATCGCGCACCATGATGATGGCCGACATCCTCGAGGGCATCATCGGGCCCGTCGATCTCCAGGCCGCCGCAAAGATGCATCTCGAACTGACCCGGGCCAGCATCAGGAACACGATGAGCGCGCCACTGGTCGACGATCCGCGCATCATGCACATCCCGTACCTCGATTTCATCGCAGACCCGATCGCGACCGTACGGACCTACTACGCCTTCTGCGGTCGTGATCTCAGCGGCGGGGCTGAGTCGGCCATGCGCACCTACCTGGCCGAGAACCGTGGCGACCGCTATGGCAAATTCCGCTACTCCACATCGCTGCTGACCGACATCGGGGAGAACCTGGACGATCTACACGCCGAGTTCGCACCGTTCCGGGAGCGCTTCGGAGTTCCGATCGAAAAGCGGGACTGA
- a CDS encoding SDR family NAD(P)-dependent oxidoreductase: MSGRCTGKVALVTGSSRGLGKAIAQRLAAEGATVVLTARTAEPDPKYDGSLVQTQQEIVDAGGTAVTIAADLSDSADRERLFAETVAQVGAPDIVVNNAAVTFLRPLDGFPERRVRLMLEMHVVAPLHLTQLAIPAMRERGRGWVLNLTSVGGDLPPGPPFSEFDRTAGFGIYGTVKAAMNRMTKSLAAELYDDGIAVNAAAPTNPVATPGAGSLDLAKTDTEDIELITRTALELCTGDPSTVTGRIVQTQTFLREIGALS, encoded by the coding sequence GTGTCAGGACGGTGCACAGGCAAGGTCGCATTGGTGACCGGCAGTAGCCGGGGCCTCGGCAAGGCGATAGCGCAGCGACTGGCCGCCGAGGGCGCCACCGTGGTGCTGACCGCCCGCACCGCCGAACCCGATCCGAAGTACGACGGCTCACTGGTACAGACCCAGCAGGAGATCGTCGACGCCGGCGGCACCGCCGTCACCATCGCCGCGGACCTGTCCGACTCCGCGGACCGCGAGCGGTTGTTCGCCGAGACCGTTGCTCAGGTCGGCGCCCCGGACATCGTCGTCAACAACGCCGCGGTCACCTTCCTGCGCCCGCTGGACGGATTCCCCGAGCGGCGGGTCCGGTTGATGCTGGAGATGCACGTCGTTGCACCGCTGCACCTGACGCAGCTCGCCATCCCGGCCATGCGGGAGCGCGGCCGCGGGTGGGTGCTCAACCTCACCTCGGTTGGCGGCGATCTGCCCCCGGGACCGCCGTTCTCCGAGTTCGACCGCACCGCCGGGTTCGGGATCTACGGCACGGTCAAGGCGGCGATGAACCGGATGACGAAAAGCCTTGCGGCCGAGTTGTACGACGACGGTATCGCCGTGAACGCCGCCGCGCCGACCAACCCTGTCGCCACTCCGGGGGCCGGCAGCCTGGACCTCGCGAAGACCGATACCGAGGACATCGAGCTGATCACGAGGACCGCGTTGGAGCTGTGTACCGGCGATCCGTCGACCGTGACCGGGCGCATCGTGCAGACCCAGACATTTCTTCGCGAGATCGGCGCGCTGAGCTGA
- a CDS encoding DUF1214 domain-containing protein — MAFGDGPEDKALDDAWSEFCDRLKAAGRQSFKDFNATSGAQRTDAFRFLTQNLGQAFDLALETRDSRYPSIHAFCGPTRKLGGDCADFTYQQAWIDGESIYRVTGTRGTARFFNVTVQGARPAGPHVLHEPFGDVPEANVFGHQLHVEPDGTFELYIGGPERGLNWLPTTPATRKLFIRQGFDSWDERPGVLRIERVDMAAPRPVPTATAMVDAMGWAGDFVTGLMTSWPEFPFTYGGVDNEHPNRFPETEATEADAKRGRVAANMYWELGPDEALIVEFDAHEGLWMITNMGTFFTSMDFLYRPVSYTPSRASVDDDGKIRLVLAHDDPGVQNWVDTQGFERGNLTYRHMLGGEPAVLSTRVVARTELGDALPPETKRINAYERTAQMWERFTAVRARFPL; from the coding sequence GTGGCGTTTGGCGATGGTCCGGAGGACAAGGCGCTCGATGATGCGTGGAGCGAGTTCTGCGATCGACTGAAGGCCGCCGGCCGGCAGTCGTTCAAGGACTTCAACGCCACCTCAGGGGCTCAGCGGACCGACGCGTTCCGTTTCCTCACCCAGAACCTGGGGCAGGCCTTCGACCTTGCGCTGGAAACCCGGGATTCGCGGTACCCGAGCATCCACGCCTTCTGCGGTCCGACCCGCAAACTCGGCGGCGATTGCGCGGATTTCACCTATCAGCAGGCGTGGATTGACGGTGAGTCGATCTATCGAGTCACCGGAACACGAGGTACCGCGCGATTTTTCAACGTCACCGTACAGGGCGCGCGCCCGGCCGGCCCGCACGTCCTGCACGAGCCGTTCGGCGATGTGCCGGAGGCCAATGTGTTCGGCCACCAACTGCATGTCGAACCGGACGGCACGTTCGAGCTGTACATCGGCGGGCCCGAGCGTGGCCTGAACTGGTTACCGACCACACCTGCCACCCGGAAGCTGTTCATTCGACAGGGTTTTGACAGCTGGGATGAGCGACCCGGTGTGCTGCGTATTGAGCGCGTCGACATGGCCGCACCCAGGCCGGTCCCGACTGCGACCGCAATGGTCGACGCGATGGGATGGGCCGGCGATTTCGTCACAGGCCTGATGACCAGCTGGCCCGAATTTCCATTCACCTACGGCGGAGTCGACAACGAGCACCCGAATCGGTTTCCGGAAACGGAAGCCACCGAGGCCGACGCCAAGCGCGGCCGCGTCGCTGCGAACATGTACTGGGAACTGGGCCCCGACGAGGCGCTGATCGTCGAGTTCGACGCGCACGAGGGTCTCTGGATGATCACCAATATGGGCACATTTTTCACCAGCATGGACTTCCTCTACCGTCCCGTCAGCTACACCCCGAGCCGCGCGTCTGTGGACGACGACGGCAAGATCCGGCTGGTTCTCGCCCACGACGACCCCGGCGTGCAGAACTGGGTCGACACCCAGGGGTTCGAGCGCGGCAACCTCACCTACCGTCACATGCTCGGGGGAGAGCCCGCCGTCCTGTCCACTCGCGTGGTCGCCCGCACCGAACTCGGCGATGCGCTGCCGCCGGAGACCAAGCGCATCAACGCTTATGAGCGCACCGCGCAGATGTGGGAACGGTTCACCGCAGTGCGCGCCAGGTTCCCGCTCTGA
- a CDS encoding LLM class flavin-dependent oxidoreductase — MVEWHLYIPQSRMGIDDLVLRAQTAEASGFDGVAFLDHLETPMAPASPIWEAMTTATWVAARTERLRIGHLVLCDPFRAPAVLAKQAVTLAEASGGRFDLGLGSGSMPDELAKFGFGTATGKQRVAALEQTLIALKGYWAGDDAQQPQPSRPIPLLLGGRGPRMLELVRQYADWWNLPATYVQELPKLLPAIGAARASVQQMVGFIGRNADGDEVADKSRRRWGHLGPGLVCGRADELIAYFARLRDQGAQRFYIWFADFGAPESIAEFGETVIAAFPN, encoded by the coding sequence ATGGTCGAGTGGCACCTGTACATCCCGCAAAGCCGAATGGGCATCGACGATTTGGTGCTGCGAGCCCAGACGGCCGAAGCAAGCGGTTTCGACGGGGTGGCCTTCCTCGATCATCTCGAGACGCCGATGGCACCGGCCAGCCCGATTTGGGAAGCGATGACGACGGCGACCTGGGTGGCCGCCCGAACCGAGCGCCTGCGGATCGGTCACCTGGTGCTCTGCGATCCCTTCCGTGCGCCCGCGGTGTTGGCCAAGCAGGCCGTCACACTTGCCGAGGCATCGGGCGGACGATTCGATTTGGGCCTGGGCTCCGGGTCCATGCCCGACGAGCTGGCCAAGTTCGGATTCGGCACCGCGACAGGAAAGCAGCGGGTAGCCGCTCTCGAGCAGACCCTCATCGCGCTGAAGGGGTACTGGGCCGGTGACGACGCCCAGCAGCCCCAACCGAGCAGGCCGATCCCGCTGCTGCTCGGCGGTCGCGGACCCCGGATGCTGGAGCTGGTACGCCAGTACGCCGACTGGTGGAACCTGCCCGCCACCTACGTCCAGGAGTTGCCGAAACTGTTGCCCGCCATCGGCGCGGCGCGCGCCTCAGTCCAGCAGATGGTCGGGTTCATCGGCCGCAACGCCGACGGCGACGAGGTGGCTGACAAGAGCCGCCGACGCTGGGGACATCTCGGTCCCGGTCTGGTCTGTGGCCGTGCCGACGAACTCATCGCGTACTTCGCCCGACTGCGTGACCAAGGGGCGCAACGGTTTTACATTTGGTTTGCCGATTTCGGTGCACCCGAGTCGATCGCCGAGTTCGGCGAAACGGTGATCGCGGCCTTCCCGAACTGA
- a CDS encoding LLM class flavin-dependent oxidoreductase, with protein sequence MDVQPAAFLRTTLPLDLSCLTDLDSGRYHSIWLPDHMVSFWPDSLWTPEFTDLATVSPSPHRHLDGMAVAAAAAVLTTTVPLVTSVVDTVRRHPALLAQSALTIDHLSRGRFILGLGSGENENIVPYGFDFAKPVSRLEEALKVIRLLWDSPGPVDFHGQFYRLEQARLDTEPYAGRVPPIWIGASGPRMLEIVGRYADGWWPAGAWTPDHYAEMLRAVRQSADRAGRDPMAITPCFVQVCLIGEDDAAIERIVRAPLVASFLLQVSAPVLRRFGFDHPMGEDWAGFHDINPATLTRERIIDFLARVDPEAILALVPHGTPKQVARTIKSYVDAGLRVPKILDYSTMAGLEFSAASAANVRRTEDELLILCGGRP encoded by the coding sequence ATGGACGTCCAGCCGGCCGCATTTCTGCGCACCACCCTTCCGTTGGATCTGTCCTGCCTCACCGACCTGGACAGTGGTCGGTACCACTCGATCTGGTTACCCGACCACATGGTCAGTTTCTGGCCGGATTCGTTGTGGACACCGGAATTCACCGACCTGGCCACCGTGTCACCGTCGCCGCACCGACATCTCGACGGCATGGCGGTCGCTGCCGCCGCGGCAGTGCTCACCACCACTGTGCCACTGGTCACCAGCGTGGTCGACACGGTCCGGCGCCATCCCGCACTACTTGCCCAGAGCGCCCTTACTATCGACCACCTGTCGCGCGGTCGGTTCATCTTGGGGCTCGGCAGTGGCGAGAACGAGAACATCGTGCCGTACGGCTTCGACTTCGCCAAGCCAGTGAGTCGCCTCGAGGAGGCGCTGAAAGTCATTCGGCTGCTGTGGGATAGCCCCGGTCCGGTCGACTTCCACGGCCAGTTCTACCGGCTGGAGCAGGCCCGCCTCGACACCGAGCCTTACGCGGGACGCGTGCCGCCGATCTGGATCGGTGCCAGCGGCCCGCGCATGCTCGAGATCGTCGGCCGGTACGCCGACGGTTGGTGGCCGGCCGGCGCATGGACCCCTGATCACTATGCGGAGATGTTGCGCGCGGTGCGCCAGTCCGCCGACCGAGCGGGCCGGGACCCGATGGCGATCACCCCGTGTTTCGTGCAGGTGTGCCTGATCGGTGAGGACGACGCCGCCATCGAGCGGATCGTCCGGGCGCCGCTGGTGGCCAGCTTTCTGCTGCAGGTATCGGCACCGGTGTTGCGCCGCTTCGGATTCGACCATCCGATGGGGGAGGACTGGGCCGGCTTTCACGACATCAATCCGGCCACCCTCACCCGGGAGCGCATCATCGATTTCCTTGCCCGTGTCGATCCCGAGGCAATCCTCGCTTTGGTCCCGCACGGTACCCCGAAACAGGTCGCACGGACCATCAAGTCGTATGTCGACGCCGGACTTCGGGTTCCCAAGATCCTGGACTACAGCACGATGGCAGGTCTGGAATTCAGCGCGGCATCGGCGGCCAACGTACGTCGGACCGAAGATGAGCTGCTGATCCTGTGTGGAGGACGGCCATGA